A genomic stretch from Budorcas taxicolor isolate Tak-1 chromosome 15, Takin1.1, whole genome shotgun sequence includes:
- the LOC128060269 gene encoding olfactory receptor 5B12-like — protein MENTTEVTEFVLAGLSDDPEVQILLFITFPLIYLLSLVGNLGVTEPILLDSRLHTPMYFFLSQLSLVDFGYSSAVTPKVMAGFLTGDKTVSYEACVAQFFFFVAFITAESFLLAAMAYDRHAAVCKPLHYATAMPTRACARVLTGCLLCGFLNASIHTGNVLRLSFCRSNVVSHFFCDAPPLLALSCSDSYASEMVIFFVVGFNDLFSILVIFISYLFIFITILKMRSSEGRQKAFSTCASHLTAVSIFYGTGISMYLQPSSSHALGTKRRPCSTPWSSPC, from the coding sequence ATGGAAAACACTACCGAGGTGACTGAGTTCGTCCTGGCGGGGTTATCCGATGACCCGGAAGTGCAGATCCTGCTCTTCATCACTTTCCCTCTCATCTACCTCCTCTCCCTGGTTGGGAACCTGGGGGTGACCGAGCCGATCCTGCTGGACTCTCGTCTCCACACGcccatgtacttctttctcagCCAACTCTCGCTGGTGGACTTCGGTTACTCCTCAGCTGTCACTCCCAAAGTGATGGCTGGATTCCTCACAGGAGACAAAACCGTTTCCTACGAGGCGTGTGTCGCCCAGTTCTTCTTCTTCGTAGCCTTTATCACCGCAGAAAGTTTCCTCTTGGCCGCTATGGCTTATGACCGCCATGCAGCCGTGTGCAAACCCCTGCACTACGCCACCGCCATGCCGACCAGGGCGTGCGCGCGCGTGCTCACAGGCTGCCTCCTCTGTGGCTTCCTGAACGCCTCCATCCACACTGGGAACGTTCTCAGGCTCTCCTTCTGTAGGTCCAACGTGGTCAGTCACTTCTTTTGTGATGCTCCTCCCCTGCTGGCTCTCTCGTGCTCAGACAGCTACGCCAGTGAGATGGTTATTTTCTTTGTGGTGGGTTTCAATGACCTCTTTTCTATTCTGGTCATCTTCATCTCCTACCTGTTTATATTTATCACCATTCTGAAGATGCGCTCTTCTGAAGGACGCCAgaaggccttctccacctgcgCTTCCCACCTCACCGCTGTCTCCATCTTCTACGGGACCGGCATCTCCATGTACTTACAGCCCAGCTCCAGCCACGCCCTGGGCACAAAGCGGCGTCCGTGTTCTACGCCATGGTCATCCCCATGCTGA